In Aegilops tauschii subsp. strangulata cultivar AL8/78 chromosome 3, Aet v6.0, whole genome shotgun sequence, one genomic interval encodes:
- the LOC109775343 gene encoding uncharacterized protein → MAAARGGGSAARVGDWDVELGPGWDWRSIPQLLSSACIFICSGGCFGCCEKAAKHVGDLSKSLIAHAQNPTVAEEFWSTTTIEVDPADLRAPYNTSSWDLDLHGVGSSHNLGESANHGFSLWQQTRDEWTENTRLRQEPVVKQIQEPVLSWNAAYESLLGSNKPFPQPIPLHEMVDFLVDIWEQEGLYD, encoded by the exons ATGGCGGCGGCACGTGGCGGCGGATCGGCGGCGAGGGTCGGCGACTGGGACGTCGAGCTGGGGCCCGGCTGGGACTGGCGCTCCATCCCGCAGCTGCTCTCCTCCGCCTGCATCTTCATCTGCTCCGG AGGCTGTTTTGGATGCTGTGAGAAGGCCGCAAAACATGTAGGCGATCTTTCCAAGAGCTTAATAGCCCATGCCCAGAATCCTACGGTGGCAGAGGAATTTTGGAGTACGACCACCATCGAGGTTGATCCGGCAGACCTACGAGCACCATACAACACATCCTCTTGGGACCTTGATCTGCATGGAGTCGGAAGCAGTCATAACCTGGGCGAATCTGCTAATCATG GTTTTTCTCTTTGGCAACAAACTAGGGATGAGTGGACTGAGAATACAAGGTTAAGGCAAGAACCGGTGGTGAAGCAGATCCAGGAACCAGTGTTGAG TTGGAATGCAGCGTATGAAAGTTTGCTTGGATCAAATAAACCATTCCCTCAGCCCATCCCTCTACAT GAGATGGTTGATTTCCTCGTGGACATCTGGGAGCAAGAGGGGCTGTATGACTAG